The Brachyhypopomus gauderio isolate BG-103 chromosome 7, BGAUD_0.2, whole genome shotgun sequence genome has a window encoding:
- the spata22 gene encoding spermatogenesis-associated protein 22, whose amino-acid sequence MRRNENQPRPTAGCLSVPLFNQKKRSRLPLTSNPSESETCSGMNVEYSQQSTNRAPLAQRNHWYQQANLQPHQDKAWPSTSSCPTQGGYAPIPHPHKPTYAWSQAGLQKQTGQHSMATASTFRQGGFSSVGVSMQAQPKPSPSMPPVQQQWHTDRQTGSQTGRQAHPPRGSFPSQHPVSAPAPSQGPAAQSKASQWRFKSAAHSGGGLAGLWVEDTFGASGRESNAGQQEVTKKPVVLEAKPSNEKSLRILTAVIEGMKHWSQYKDKVPMLFEIFATLDSAVTVGKYGAKNFLMRDGKEAVQCVYYENDQTLPRLIRGQMHRCVGNYDGQKDVMTCVAVRAASASEQRNAQQAVKASDGEMRNVVRAIIEM is encoded by the exons ATGAGGAGAAATGAAAACCAGCCGAGGCCGACAGCAG GATGTCTGTCTGTGCCACTGTTTAACCAAAAGAAACGCAGCAGATTGCCTTTGACGTCCAATCCCTCAGAGAGTGAAACGTGCTCTGGCA tgAATGTAGAATATTCTCAGCAATCAACTAATCGAGCCCCTCTAGCCCAGAGAAATCACTGGTACCAGCAGGCCAACTTGCAGCCTCACCAAGACAAAGCTTGGCCCAGTACTTCATCCTGTCCAACACAAGGAGGATATGCCCCTATACCTCACCCACATAAGCCTACCTATGCTTG GTCACAGGCGGGACTCCAGAAACAGACAGGACAGCATTCCATGGCGACGGCCTCTACCTTTAGGCAGGGCGGGTTTTCTAGTGTGGGTGTAAGCATGCAGGCCCAGCCTAAACCATCCCCCAGCATGCCACCTGTGCAGCAGCAGTGGcacactgacagacagacaggctcacagacaggcagacaggccCACCCACCCAGAGGGTCTTTCCCATCTCAGCACCCTGTGTCTGCTCCAGCACCAAGCCAGGGTCCGGCAGCTCAGAGTAAGGCCTCCCAGTggaggttcaaatctgctgcaCATTCAGGTGGTGGCCTGGCGGGACTGTGGGTGGAGGACACCTTTGGCGCGTCAGGACGTGAGAGCAACGCGGGACAGCAGGAAGTCACAAAG AAGCCCGTAGTGTTGGAGGCAAAGCCATCAAATGAGAAATCCCTGCGAATCCTCACAGCTGTGATAGAGGGCATGAAACACTGGAGTCAGTACAAGGACAAAGTCCCCATGCTGTTTGAGATTTTCG CCACTCTTGACTCTGCAGTTACAGTAGGAAAATATGGTGCTAAGAACTTCCTTATGAGGGACGGGAAAGAagcagtgcagtgtgtgtactATGAAAAT GACCAGACGCTGCCCAGACTGATCCGGGGTCAGATGCATCGCTGCGTAGGGAACTATGACGGGCAGAAGGACGTGATGACCTGCGTGGCAGTGCGGGCCGCATCTGCCTCGGAGCAGAGGAACGCCCAGCAGGCTGTGAAGGCGTCGGACGGCGAGATGAGGAACGTGGTGCGGGCGATTATTGAAATGTGA
- the bkgd gene encoding ester hydrolase C11orf54 homolog, protein MMAGVSETEKVQLHVPNLEELCQVLEKGLKNNFEVAKVCVADCPDLTQEPFKFPVRGLCGKPRITDVGGVPYLIPLVQVDKVYNMNTVSKDLELPGAFILGAGAVSSNTVGMNAELMPLVLTEGEGTVAINSSYFSSINPADGRCLQEKYSERFHDCDFGLLANLYACEGKPGKVIEVTASRRTGEESLVSCMRKTMEEHYSDKCLALGGTFIIQKGKAKIHIMPREFSPCPLNTNEDVNNWLKHFEVSAPLICQSVMVSKDPGLDLRVEHTHGFSHHGEGGHYYIDTTPSTVEYLGYFLPAEFVYRIDRPPATHNIGRD, encoded by the exons ATGATGGCAGGCGTCAGCGAGACCGAGAAGGTCCAGTTGCATGTACCGAATCTCGAGGAATTATGTCAGG TGCTGGAAAAAGGActgaaaaataattttgaagtGGCAAAAGTCTGTGTGGCTGACTGTCCAGACCTCACACAAGAGCCGTTCAAGTTCCCTGtcagag gactgtgtggAAAACCTCGAATTACTGATGTCGGCGGAGTTCCTTATTTGATTCCCCTGGTCCAAGTGGACAAG GTGTACAACATGAATACTGTGTCCAAAGATTTGGAGTTACCAGGGGCATTCATACTCGGGGCTGGTGCTGTTTCTTCAAACACGGTTGGAATGAACGCAGAG CTGATGCCTTTAGTGCTGACCGAGGGGGAAGGGACAGTCGCCATCAACAGCAGCTACTTCTCCTCCATAAACCCAGCGGATGGCAGATGTTTGCAGGAGAAGTACAGCGAACGCTTCCACGACTGTGACTTTGGGCTCCTGGCCAACCTCTATGCCTGTGAGGGCAAACCAGGGAAG GTCATTGAGGTCACAGCCAGCAGGAGGACAGGAGAAGAGAGTCTTGTGAGCTGTATGAGGAAGACCATGGAGGAGCACTACAGTGACAAATGCCTGGCTCTCGGCGGGACTTTTATTATACAGAAAGGGAAGGCAAAGATTCATATCATG CCACGAGAGTTCTCTCCGTGCCCCCTGAATACCAATGAAGATGTGAACAACTGGTTGAAGCACTTTGAAGTCAGCGCTCCTCTTATCTGCCAGTCTGTCATGGTATCCAAAGATCCA GGTTTGGATCTGAGAGTTGAGCACACCCATGGGTTCAGTCATCATGGTGAGGGTGGGCACTACTACATAGACACCACCCCAAGCACAGTGGAGTATCTTGGATACTTTCTGCCTGCAGAGTTTGTGTATCGCATTGACAGGCCACCAGCGACTCACAATATTGGCAGAGACTGA
- the aspa gene encoding aspartoacylase, translated as MSRVPAVQRVAIFGGTHGNEMSGVTLVNMWMKNGAEIERNGVVTKPFITNPRAVEKCTRYIETDLNRAFTPENLSASSGDDLPYEVQRAKDINQLFGPKGSPDAYDVIFDLHNTTSNMGSTLILESSTDHFNLQMVHYLKKAMAPESCMVLLNEHPQLRYYTTRSVAKHPVGLEVGPQPQGVLRSNIFESMRTIVKHALDFIELFNSGVEFPACSVEVFRVHEKVDYPRDTNGNITAMVHPDLQDCDWEPLNPGDPMFQTFDGRSIPYAGDGPVYPAFINEAAYYEKQQAFTTTRRETLAAAPIRKAPK; from the exons ATGTCTCGCGTCCCCGCGGTCCAAAGAGTGGCTATATTCGGGGGCACGCACGGCAACGAGATGTCAGGCGTAACGCTGGTGAATATGTGGATGAAGAATGGTGCCGAGATAGAGAGGAACGGAGTGGTAACGAAGCCGTTCATAACCAACCCCAGAGCCGTTGAGAAGTGCACACGGTACATTGAGACCGACTTGAACCGAGCCTTCACGCCGGAGAACCTCAG CGCCTCTAGTGGTGATGACCTGCCATACGAAGTCCAGAGGGCCAAGGACATTAATCAGCTGTTTGGGCCCAAGGGAAGCCCTGATGCCTACGATGTCATCTTCGACCTCCATAACACCACGTCCAACATGGGCTCAACCCTCATCTTGGAGAGCTCCACAGACCACTTCAACCTTCAGATGGTGCATTACCTCAAA AAAGCCATGGCCCCGGAGAGCTGCATGGTGCTTCTGAACGAACACCCCCAGCTCCGCTATTACACCACCCGTTCCGTCGCCAAGCACCCCGTAG GTCTTGAAGTGGGTCCCCAGCCTCAGGGAGTTCTGAGGAGCAATATTTTCGAGTCCATGCGGACGATCGTGAAGCATGCTCTGGACTTCATCGAACTGTTTAATAGCG GGGTGGAGTTCCCAGCATGCAGTGTGGAGGTGTTCAGGGTGCACGAGAAAGTGGATTACCCCCGGGACACCAACGGCAACATCACCGCGATGGTCCACCCTGACCTACAG GACTGTGATTGGGAGCCTCTGAACCCCGGCGACCCCATGTTCCAGACCTTCGATGGGCGGAGCATCCCGTATGCCGGCGACGGGCCCGTGTATCCTGCGTTCATTAACGAGGCCGCCTACTACGAGAAGCAGCAGGCCTTTACCACCACCCGCAGGGAGACGCTGGCCGCCGCCCCCATCCGGAAAGCCCCCAAATAG
- the LOC143518360 gene encoding uncharacterized protein LOC143518360: MWEQEEFEKHWRNEFPDGEVPKMNLSTVDDVETELERCRTNMKLLQRALSEEKFKVIYLQTTIAQKKKTYDSVRWGGREGAQPAPPQPGSAETAEQTHEPIRETSKVTRIKLHGIGSKGSEDLSSVPRERGSRTGKPILQPPPRKPGVANQSPAAPVHPQPDGTAPNPDPEYNSDREYEDAELNENFVRRNLLNPRAQKVHPNRDALRPFRGSKDLDSSDEGRLSPLVPSGGSGRSSPDRRSDGYLSSDHEDSSSAGKRAEPAQNPQVDTQWCISGVGTNLAGPAHGVLVLQQGVSRLREVTLRADILLTVAQKWHVGSAERGRRSSCRLWGLGHGLKYSSQINGFLFGSSLDAKEHRKHPTVGAVGVNSFSTLYWGAKEERVLCLGSGGGQTAWANHSEGAAPAARHRRASHSPGALWYRNSTGVVEHRHRQTPWLTGRN; encoded by the exons ATGTGGGAACAGGAGGAATTTGAGAAGCACTGGAGGAACGAGTTTCCCGACGGCGAGGTGCCCAAGATGAACTTGAGCACCGTGGACGACGTGGAGACGGAGCTGGAGAGATGCAGGACCAACATGAAGCTCCTCCAGCGAGCCCTGTCGGAGGAGAAGTTCAAGGTGATCTACCTGCAGACCACCATCGCGCAGAAGAAGAAGACCTACGACAGCGTGAGGTGGGGGGGCCGAGAGGGCGCTCAACCGGCTCCGCCGCAGCCCGGTTCGGCTGAAACAGCCGAACAGACGCACGAACCGATCAGGGAGACCTCGAAGGTAACGAGGATCAAACTACACGGCATCGGGAGTAAAGGGAGCGAGGATCTGAGCAGCGTCCCGCGAGAAAGAGGGAGCAGGACGGGTAAACCCATACTCCAGCCCCCCCCGAGGAAGCCCGGTGTCGCCAACCAGAGTCCGGCGGCTCCGGTCCACCCGCAACCGGACGGGACCGCGCCGAACCCGGACCCGGAGTACAACAGCGACCGCGAATACGAGGACGCGGAGCTCAACGAGAACTTCGTGAGGAGGAACCTGCTGAACCCCAGGGCGCAGAAGGTCCACCCGAACCGGGACGCGCTCCGACCCTTCCGCGGCAGTAAGGACTTGGACTCCAGCGACGAGGGGAGACTGTCGCCCCTGGTGCCGTCCGGCGGTTCGGGACGCAGCAGCCCGGACAGGCGCAGCGACGGGTACCTGAGCTCGGACCACGAGGACTCCTCATCAGCAGGTAAGAGAGCAGAACCTGCCCAGAACCCGCAGGTAGACACGCAATGGTGTATCTCTGGTGTTGGCACAAATCT GGCTGGCCCCGCCCACGGCGTGCTCGTCCTCCAGCAAGGCGTCTCCCGTCTCCGCGAGGTCACTCTGAGAGCAGATATTTTGCTTACTGTTGCGCAAAAGTGGCACGTGGGCAGCGCGGAAAGGGGAAGAAG ATCTTCCTGCAGACTCTGGGGCTTGGGGCATGGCTTAAAATATTCAAGTCAGATCAACGGTTTCCTGTTCGGCTCGTCATTAGACGCCAAAGAGCACAGGAAGCATCCGACTGTCGGTGCTGTCGG TGTGAATAGCTTTAGCACACTCTACTGGGGGGCTAAGGAGGAAAGGGTGCTCTGTCTGG GAAGTGGCGGAGGGCAGACGGCGTGGGCCAACCACAGCGAGGGTGCAGCGCCTGCTGCTCGCCACCGCAGGGCCTCCCACTCGCCTGGGGCGCTCTGGTACCGCAACAGCACCGGCGTGGTGGAACACCGGCACCGGCAGACGCCCTGGCTGACGGGGAGAAACTGA